In Candidatus Zymogenus saltonus, the sequence TAACAGGCCAAGAAAGTGTCTTGATTTTAAGACGCCTATAGAAGTATTCTTTAATCAACCTGTTGCACTAAAGAGTTGAACCCGCAAGATTTTATTATCCATCTACATAAATGAAAGATGACCTCATAATTTCCAAATATCGGCGTTACAGCCCATTTCCGATCAATCCAATCTTAGAGCGGGATTGATGGAGCGTCTAAAAGTAGTATTTTATCTCGAAGAAGAGTTGGTTATTGTTGGAAAAATACCCGAAGATGGTGTAGTCGTCCCCCTCTAATATATTCATTCCGATGGTAAATTCAAGGTTGTCGGTGTATTTATATGACGCCTTCGGCGTAATGAAGACATCCCCGTCGTTGAGGTTGTAGAGGACCCTCATCTCCAGATTCAGCTTTTCGTTGAAAAACTTCTTGTAGGTAAAGAGGGTCATGGCGCTCAAGACCTCGTCTTCCAATATCTCGTGGTCGTAATTGAAGATTATCTTTTGAACAAGCTGGAGATTTACGTAGAAATTCCCCTTGAACTGCCTGTCTATCCCGAATGCGTAAAGAAGGTAGTCCCTCTTTATCGCCTCGAAGTTTTCGGTGTACGTGTATCTGTTGAAGAAGAGGGCCGCCTCGCCGCGGAGGCCGTACTTCCCTATGTTTGACGCGAAGTCGAATCCCGCCATGTGGTAGCGGTTATATTTCAGCTCCATGATGCCCGGAATCTCCCCGGGTGAGAGGCCGGCGATGTACCCCTGAACCGTGCCGTTTTCTATGGCATCTATGAGATCGTCGGATATGTGAAGCGTAGGGAATTTGTCGAAGGCGTAGATGTAGGAGAGGGAGAAGTCGAATCCCTTGTAGGTAGAGGATATTCTCAGTCCACCCTGGGTGTTCTCGGGGCTGTCCGTGGGTTGTATGGGGGAGTACAGGCTTAGCGTCAGCTTATTCAGTATCTTTTGGGTTTCATCGTCCAGGAGCGAGGCGTAGGGGAAATATCCCCCTACGATATTAGTAAAGAGGCCGTGACGTAAAATGGCCCAATCGGAGCCGATCAGGTCGAACCTGTTTTCCTGAAAAAAGGGAACTACGATCAGCTCGAAGGTCGTGTTGTTCATGTAGTAGTCGAGCTTGACGGCGAACGTGGGGATTATCTCATCTCCTATATCTCCGGTGATGACGTTGTTGAGATACATGGCGTTCAGGTTGTCCGTCGGGTTTATCGAATCGGTCTTCCCCCAGCCGAATATCTGGTTTCCTATTCTTATGTCGAATTTGTCAAAGAAGATGTCGAGGTAGGCCTCGTCCAGCTCCACCTCGTGATCGTAGCGGGTGCTCCCTCCGGTGTAGTAGTCGAGCTTTCCGTAGGCCGAGATGAAAAAAGAGAGTTTGTCCCCGATCGGGTATTTCAGCTTGACGTAAGCCTTGGGGTGTGCCTCGAAGAGGTCTTCAAAATCGTTGTCCTTTTGAAGGTCCGCCGCAAACCTCGTCCTTATGTACCCTCCGAACTCCGGCTCCGCCCCGAAGACGTCGAATAGCCCTTTAGACGCGAGCAATCGGGACGGATTAATAAACTTCGTGTAATGTTCTTCCGGGGACTCGTTTACAAGGGACGCGAGCTTCATCTGGGCGTCCTTTACCCTCAAGTCGGCCACCTTTTGAATTGCGTTAGTGGCAATCTTAAGGCGCTCGTCCTCCAGAGACGTGAGAAGTCCCATCAGCCGCTCCCTCTCGTCCGTGTCCTCCGATTCCACTATCCTCCTTTTGACCCTTTCTATCTTGCCCGAGATCTCAGATAATCTTCGGTCGTGCTCCTTCTTTATCAGGTTTATCTCTTTTTTTGTCTCATCAAAGTGGACGGGGGGATTGAATGGATCGGGACCCTCCCTTAATATTCCGTCCTGGGCGAAGATCGGAGACGATAGGAGAATTACAAAAAAAACGAGGAGGGCCGACCAAACGATCGGCTCGACCCTCCCCTTGTCTGTCTTTAATGCCAACATCTAACCCTGAATCTAACCCTGCTTGAGGTATCTCTCGGTGAAGTAGTCGTCCTTAATGTCGAGGTTGTACTGGATGTCCTCGATGTTAAGAATGGTCTTGTAATCGGTCTGTACATTGTGCATCTCGCTGTCCTTTGTAGTCCAGATGTTCTGAATCTTTTCGATCTTCTTTACCTTGAGGACCTTGAGCAGCGCGCCTTCCTCGTCGTAGAACTCTATCTTAACGGGGACCCATATGTCCGCCCTTACCCAAGAGATGAATTTGCTGTATTGTGATTCCTCCCCATCCTTCGGGACGCTCTCCACTTTGTAGCACTTGTTTCCGTCTATTGTCTCCTCACCCAGAAGCTTGTGGACATCCTTTTCCACCTTCCTGTTCTCCATATCCTCGTAGGTGAACTCGGTCCCCATGAAGCGCTCGCTCTTGCTTGAGGACGTGATCCTTCTTACCTTTCCCGTCGCCGGCATGTAGAGGAACTGGTCGTCGTCTACGTCCTTGTTCTCCCAGATTAAAAAGCCGGTTCCCTTGACGTCGGCCGGGGCGAGAAATCTGATCAGGCTCTTGCTGAGGTCGCCGTAATCCTTCCTGACCGCCTGAACCTCCCTGACCCTCTCCTGGCCCTTGTCGTTTATTATCACCATCTTCGTCTTTGAAGCGGAGGATTTTCCGGTGTCCCTGTCGTGGACGTTTTGCATAATCTCCTTTCCTGTGAGTGCCAAAGCCATACCAGAAAGGGATATGAGGAAGAAGATTGTCGTGAACGCAAATATGGGTATCTTCCCATATGTTTTAGTTTTTCCGCCGTTTTTCATGCTATTCTCCTTGATAGTTCTTTACAATGATTCCTTGAAAGGCCCTTGAGGGGCCGATGAGCTTGAGGAGTCTACTATATAAGAAAAGACCGTTTCACTATGTTTATTTGGCCCAATTTATCTGGATATTTGCCCCCTCAAGTATGTTATCACACATCGTAAAAAAGTCAAAAAGAAATCACCATTTTTGGGAACCGAAATATATGCAATGGTAGTTTAAGCGGCTTGCGGGCCGATGGTTTTTGGGGGCCTTGTGATTTCGATAAAAATATCTTTTGACAAGGAGTGGACTTTTATAGTCTAATTATGTAAAGTATTGTATATGGTGATAATGTTATTAGGGTCTGTTCGGGGAATAAACTCACGGAGGTAATAAAAACTATGGAGGGTAAAAGAATCAGCAGCTGGAGCGAGTTTTCATCCTTGACTCCCAAGGAGAAGACGCCGTACCTCGCCACTCCCGAGGGCTACATGAAATGTTTCATATTCACTCAACAGCTGAACAGAGAGATATTGGAGGATATTTTCAGTCTCGGGGAGGTTATAAGGGGGTCGGTGGAAAATGTCGGATTTATGAGGTATCTGAAGACAATTCTCTCCACAAAGTCCTGTGTGCTCTATTTCACACAATGTTCCACAAGGACCTACACCTCATTTTCGCTCGCCTCCCAGGCCCTGGGGATGATGGTGGAGGAGATAAGGGACGCAGAGCTCTCGGCCATGTACAAGGGGGAGTCGGAGATCGACACCCTCATCACCCTTTCGGAACTTTCGGATCTGATAGTCATGCGCCAGATGGACTACAGCCTGATAGAGCAGATCGCCTTTGAGATCTATCGCCGCGATCTGCCCACACGGATAATAAACGGCGGCAGCGGGCCGGATCAGCACCCCACCCAGGCGCTGTTGGAGCTCTACACGCTCTACTCATATCTTGATATATTCGATCCTAATAAAAAACTTAAGATAGCATTTCTGGGCGATCTTAAGAGGTCGAGAACCGCAAGGTCGCTCTCCTATCTCTTGGCCCTCTATCCTCAGATAAAGCATATCTTCATCGCGCCGGACGAGCTTCAGATGGAAGAGGACATCCTCAACTACCTCGATGAAAACTCCATTCAGTACGAGCTCACAAGCTCCCTCGACGAGTATCTCCCTGATGTGGACGCGATATATTCGATGCGGATACAGGACGAGTACAGCGCCACCTCGGAGAAGGTGAGGAGGGAATACCAGAAGTACCACCTCTCGATGAAGAAGGTTAAGGAGATGAAGGAGGACTCCTGTATTATCCACCCGCTGCCGAGGCGGGACGAGCTCCCCATAGAGATAGACACCGATCACAGGGCCAAGTACTGGGAGGCGGTATACCGCGGCAAGATCATAAGGATTGCGTTGATCCTCTACATGTTCGGGTTCGGCGATGTTAAGGCGCTTCAAGAAAAGGCGAATGAGCTTAAGGGGTAACCAGTGGCTCTGGTTTGTTCTGTGTTGTCTAAGTTGACGTAAGGTTTCTCTGTTCCGATATGGTGGTTTTTCCTGGAGATTTTATTAGCGCAGATAGTGTTCAGCGATTCTTTTCACAATAAACCTTCGTGTAACAGCTTTGCAGGGATTTCTCAAAATATCTTTTTTACAGGAGGGGGAAAATGAAGGGTGAAAGGGGATTAAATCTCTTAAAAAGGATAGACCGCCGGGAATTTATCAAGGGGGCGGCGGCGACCGGGACAGCTGCGGCATCCGGCTTCATGAGTCCCTCCTTGATCTTCGGGGCGAAGAGGCCAAATATCCTGATGATCACGGTTGACGAGGAGCGCCGGAGGGTCGGCTTTCCAAAGGACGCGAGGTTTAAGAACCACGACAGGATAGCCGAGAGGGGGGTCACGTTCAACAACTACCACGTGACGTCTCCCCTCTGCGGCCCGTCCCGGTCTTCCATGTACACGGGGCTTCACGTTCCGGACACAGAGATACACGAAAATCTAATAAGCCCCGTCGCCTCGGACCTGTCCCTGGATATCCCCCCCCTCGGCCGCATGTTGAGGGATGCTGGATACTACACGGGCCACAAGGGTAAGTGGCACTTGAGCAGGCCCCGGAGGGGAAGGGGATACGACCTCGAGCCCTACGGCTTTGCCAACAACATCGAGGAACCGTACCTCTACAGGATTCAGTACCAGTCCGGTTACGAGAAAGACTCAATCCCCGCCCGGGACACCGCGAGGTGGCTTAAGGAGACGGCGCCGGAGATCGCAAGGACGAGGCCGTGGTTCATGTCTGTCGATTTCATCAACCCCCACGACATAATGCACTTCGACACGGACGGCTACGAAGGGAGGGTACAGGAGGAGGCGGAAGGGGACGAGCAGAAGACGGCGCCCGCCCCGAACGATCCCATTTACAGGAAGGTATGGAACGCGAGTCCGCCTAAAAGCTTTTTTAACGACGACCTCTCGACGAAACCGAACGCCCAGAGGGAGTACCTGAAGATGCTGAATTACGTCTACGGCGAGATACCGAGAAAGAGGGACGACCTATGGCGGGCCTACATCGACTACTACATCAACTGCACTCTCGATGTGGACAGGCGCATAGGGGAGGTGCTCGACGCCCTCGAGGAGTCGGGACAGGCGGACAACACGATCGTGATCTTCACATCGGATCACGGCGAGATGGCGGGCGCCCACGGGCTGCGCCAGAAGCTTCCGGCAATATACAGGGAGAACACGAACGTCCCATTGGTTATCTGTCACCCGGATGTATCCGGGGGTTTTTCGACGGACGCGCTTGCCTCCGGGGTTGACCTCGTCCCCACAATCATGGCGATAGCCGGGATATCGGAGGAGAAGCTGAAAGGTCGCTATGGAGACCTTCCCGGCTACGACCTCACGGGACAGATGGAAAGCCCCACGGGCGCGGGAAGGAGGGCCGAGAGGTCGGGAGGACTGATCGTCCTCTGGAGCGCCCTTCACGGCGTCGACGGCGACTTCCCCGAGAAGGTGCAAAAGCTCAAGGAGGCCAGAAGGTCGGGATCGAGGATGCCCGGCGACTTAAGCCGGGACTGGTCGAAGCGGGGGATCATGAGGGGCATGTTTGACGGCCGCTACAAGTTCGCCCGCTACTTCTCGCCGCTGGAATTCCACACGCCGACCGATTTCAAGACCCTCGTGAGAAAGAACGACCTGGAGATCTACGACACGGCAAGCGACCCGGACGAGATCGTAAACCTCGCCCACAGCCCCGAGGACAACAGGGAGCTTGTCATCGAGATGAACGGTAAGCTCAACGGACTGATAAAGAAGGAGATCAAGGACGACAAGATCGGCCCTTTCCCGACGCCGATGAGAAATCAAAATAGGGGTCCGAAGCGATAATCTTTTTTGAAGGCTTCTTTTTAAGGCGCGGCTACGAACTGTCAGGGGGGAAAGGGGAATATATGGGAAAGCAAGTTTTTTGCGCTAAAGACGGAAGCCGCTTTGGGGCGATGTGAACCGTATCTTATAATTGGGGAGACAAAAAGGGGGAGAGCGGGCGATCTTAACGTGTTTTAAAACGGGCGGTATAAAGGAGGTTAATTATGGCAATGATGGACGCAAGAGGCTACGAGGAGTCCTTGAGGAAGCTGAAGCTGGTGGTCTACATGTTCGGAAAGAGAATAGAGAACGTAGTGGACGACCCGATTATACGCCCCTCGATGGAGGCGGTTGCCGCCACCTACGAGCTTGCCCAAGCCCCGGAGCGCGGTGAAGTAATGACCGCGACATCCCACCTCACGGGCGAGAGGATAAACCGCTTCTGCCACATCCACCAGAGCGTCGACGACCTCGTGAACAAGAGCAAGATGGGAAGGCTTCTGGGCGCCCACACCGGCTGCTGCTTCCAGCGCTGCGTGGGGATGGACGCCCTGAACGCCCTCTCCATGACGACGTACGATATAGACCGGGAGCTGGGAACCGAGTATAACAAGAGGTTTTTGAAGTACCTCGGGTACGTTCAGGAAAACGACCTCACATGCGACGGGGCGATGACCGACCCTAAGGGCGAGAGGGGTCTTCCCCCCCACAGGCAGGCCGATCCGGATATGTTTCTCAAGGTTGTTGAGGAGAAAGCGGACGGGATAGTGGTCAGGGGGGCCAAGGCACACCAGACGGGCGCCGTAAACTCCCACGAGGTGATAGTCCTTCCGACGATGTCGATGAGGGAGGACGACGAGGACTACGCCGTCTCGTTCGCCCTTCCCAGCGACGCGGAGGGGATAACGTACATAATCGGCCGCCAGTCGTGCGACACCAGGAAGCTGGAGAATGGGTTAATAGATCGGGGGAATATCAAATACGGCGGGCACGAGGCGCTCGTTGTCTTCGACGACGTCTTCGTCCCCTGGGAGAGGGTCTTCATGAGTGGCGAGTTCGAGTTTACCGGAAGCCTGGTGGAGAGGTTCGCCTCGTACCACCGCCAGAGCTATGCCTGCAAGGTGGGCGTGGGGGACGTCCTTATAGGCGCCGCCCAGACGATAGCGGAGTACAACGGAACTGACAAGGCCTCCCACATAAAGGATAAGATTGTGGAGATGAACCACCTGAACGAAACCCTCTACTGCGGGGCGATAGCCTGCGCCGCGGAGGGACACAGGGAGCCATCGGGAACATATTTCGTGGACACTCTTCTCGCCAACGTCCACAAGCAGAACGTCACCCGGTTTCCCTACGAGATAGCGAGGCTCGCCCAGGACATCGCCGGGGGTCTTATGGTGACGCTTCCCTCCGAGGCGGACCTGAGGTCTAAAGAGGTGGGTAAGTGGATAGAGAAGTACTTCAGGGCGAAGGCGGACGTATCGACGGAAAACAGGATTAGGATATTGAGGCTCATAGAGAACATCACCCTGGGGGCTGCCGCGGTCGGTTATCTCACCGAGTCGATGCACGGGGCGGGCTCACCTCAGGCCCAGAGGGTCATGATAACGAGGGGGGTGAACCTGGAAGAGAAGAAGAAAAGGGCAAAGGAGCTATGCGGAGTAACCGGGGATAATTGAAAGACGATTTTAACTTCGTTTGGTGGAAATAGAAAAGTCCATTGCATTAAGGTTGTTTGTTTATACAGTTAGGCGTCAAAGCTACCTTCCAAATAGGAATCAAGGATTGCTTTGACATAGTGTCTGCATAGTATTGAAATGGTCAATTTGTAAGTAGAAGGTACTACTTTCTAATTACAATTAAAGGTAATCTTATATGTTCAAGAAAACTGTTTTTGGAAGGCTCCTATATCTCTTTCCCGTGATCTTTACCGTCCACAACATGGAGGAGGTTGTCTCCGACCTCCCGGGATGGTCTGAGAGAGCGGGCCTGTTTCATCCCATTGTGGGAACCTTTGAGTTTATATTTGCCGTTATTGTCATAACAATACTCGGTTATCTGTTTACATACCTTGCCGTAAAACGGGGGAAGGGGAGCATTCCCGCATATCTCCTTTTCAGCCTGATCCTTGTAGTCGACATAAACGTATTCTTCCCCCACCTGCTGGCAACGATAGCCACGAAGTCCCTGGCCCCAGGGACGGTGTCGGCCGTTTTGCTTAACCTGCCTATATGCACATATCTCCTGATAAGGGGTGTAAAAGAGGAGTATATCCAATTGAAGAGGCTCCTCATTATACTTATCCCATTTCTGATAGCCTCAATCGTTACGATTGCGGGCCTCTTTTTCATTGGTAAAACGATGGAAGGCCTCATTTAGGGAGCGGTCTGGCAGAAGGTTGGGAATGTAGAAAGGGATTATCTATAAAGACTGTGGCGGCATATCGTTGTCTGCACTGAAGCCGTAGGTATATAGCTGTTCTCCATATCTCGAAAAGCATCGAATACACCCCAAAACCTGCCTCAAGTTTTTTCTTGACATGATATCCGTATAGTGCTAAATTTCTCTATTGGAAAGTAGAAGGTATAACTTTCTAAATAGACAATGGAGAAAAATACCATGTCACCCGAAGAGAAGCAGAGGCCCAAGGGACTCAGGATAAGCCAGCTCGCAAAGCTCGCCGATGTGTCAATACCCACCATTAAACACTACCTGAAAGAGGGACTCCTGCCCAAGCCGGTAAAGACCGGAAGGACCATGTCCTATTACGACCAAGAGTGTGTGGATATAGTAAAGCTCATCAAGAGGCTCCAGACCGAGAAGTACCTCCCGTTAAGCGTCATCAAGGGGATTATAGACCAGGTAGGGGCAAACGAGGATGACACTATGCTGGGGGAGTCCTTGGCCGGGGTCTTGGGTCAATCGGCCGTAGGGAGCGCGGTTTCAAGAGGCGAAATAGAAAGAAAGACGAGATACCCCATATCGAAGATAGATTCATTGGAGGAAGGAGGGTTTATATACCCGAGGGTTTTGGGCGAAAAAAAGGAGTACGACTTCATAGACTGTCAGATAATATCCCTCGTTAAAGAGAGGGAAGAGGCGGGAATACCCTTTGACTATTCCGTAAAGATGCTGTCGATCTTCAAGAGGCATATTAACGGCATTGTGAGAGAGGAGGCGGGCCACTTTTTGAACAAACTGCTAAAGGAGAAAGATATCGAGGAGGTTCTTACAAATACCATAAGGGGGGACAGGGCCCTTATTCAGTTCATGCCGTTGATAAGGACAAAGCTCACCTTGGAAAACACCAAGAGGATGATAGACAGGGTAAACAGGGCGCCGGAGCTTATCAGGGAGGCCTTTGACTTCACCCTCACTTCGCAGAACAGGGGAGGTTTTTTTATCAGGAAAAAACAGCACGACGTAGAATCACCTCTATTAAAAGTCATTGAAGGAGCGCTCAGGAATGAGGGGATGGACTCGCCGAAGAGGGGCGACAACCTGCCGCTGATCTTCGAGAAAGACTCCGATAAGCTATTGAGGGGCTTTGCGGCGATTGTCGAGGGGGAGGGTGCTAAGGCCGAGGCGATATTCAACGAGGTGAATATTCCGAGTCGATTTTCATCTCTCAAATCCGCCTTTCTTGGGATTTGTGGATTGCTCAAGACCTCCGGTGCATCAGGCCCGCTTCAGATGATCGATGAGACGAGAGATGTTGTAAAACACCTGAGCGCCTCCATAGGGAAATCGGGAGACGAGAAGGTCGATCTGATCATATCCTACCTGAGGGGGGTGGGTCTTTCGCTGATACCTGAATTGTCCAATATCCATGAGCGGGCGGAGAAGGACCTCTGGTCTCTGATCTCGCCGGATGCGGAGCTGAAAAAGGAATTTGACGGCATGGAATCATCCCCCTTCGAGGAGCTCTCTCTGAAATCGCTCTATTTCCTAGCCCTGATGCAGACGGCCGACGGCAGGCTAGATGAGGCGTTGTCCACCCTCGAAAGGCTGAGGGAGAGCGGGGGCGAGGGAAATTACGGAGATGTGGCGGAGAGAGTGCTCAAGGAGGTAAGGGAGATGATCGAGAGGGGAGAGTAGTGTTTATAACAAGATCGAGTCTTTATGATGTAAGACAACGTTTTTTTAAGGAGGATATTTGATGCCTAAATCGACTGATATTGTGGCCGATACCCTGATAGAAGCGGGGATTGACCACGTCTTCGGAATGCCCGGGGGCGCCATGATATTTTTCTACAATTCCATCCTCGAGAGGAGCGACAAGATAAGGTCGGTTCTGGCCAGACAGGAGGGGGCGGCGTCATGTATGGCCGATATGTATGGCAGGCTTACCGGAAGGCCGGCGGCCGTGGTGGGGCAGGGGGCCTGGATCGGCTCTAACGCCGCCTTCGGCATAATGGAGGCGTACCTCGCCGGAAGCCCCATGCTGATCATCACCGACACCTCCGACTACGCAAACCTCTCCCTTCACGGCCCCTACCAGAACGCAACCGGAGACTACGGCGCCTTCGACCTGCCGTCCATCATGCGTTCCATGACGAAGTTCACCACGGTGGCCACAAACGCCAGCGAGTTTATCCACGGGGTCAGGCTTGCCGTGAAGCACTCGATAACGGGAAAGCCGGGGCCGACCGCCGTGATATGCAGGTGGAACGCCGTCGGCGAAGAGATCGAGCCGGGAAGTGTGACGCCGAAGCTCTTTCCCCTCAAAGGCCACCTCAACGTATCGCCCCCGTCCATATCCGATGAAGATGCGGATAAGGTCGCAGATATTCTCATCGGGGCGAAAAACCCCGTAATTATAGCAGGCAGGGGGATCCACGCCGCCAAGGCCTATGACCAGCTCCTTGAGCTGTCCGAGACGCTGGGAATTCCCGTAGCGACCAGCTATATGGGAAAGAGCGGAATACCGGAGACTCATGACCTCGCCCTTGGGACGATGGGGATCGTCGGCCAGAGGGCGGCAAACGGGAGGATAGCCGGCGCCGACGTGATTCTGGCCGTCGGAACGTGTCTCGCCCCCGAAAACACAAAGATGCTGGCGACCGATTTCATAAATCCCGAGAAACAGAAGATCGTTCAGATCGATATTGAGCCGCTGAACGTAGCCTGGACGTACCCGGTCAATGTGGGTATTACCTCGGATGCAAGGTTCGCCCTCTCCAAGATAGTCGAAAAGATAAGGGAAAATGGGGCAAAAATCGACGTTGCAAAGAGGATTGAAGAGGTCAAGAAGTTTAAGTCCGAGAACGGCTACTTCGCCCATGACCTCTTGACCTCGGAGGAGACGCCCATATCCCCCGCAAGGGTGGTTAATGATGTGGACAAACTGGTCAAGGAGGACGACATAGTCGTGCTCGACACCGGAAACAACAGGATTTTCTTCAAAAAGCTCCTCAAGTCAAAGAGGGCTGGGCAGGTCTTCGCCGGGGGGGGCGTTGCGGGAATGGGCTGGGGAATTCCGGCGGCCCTGGCGGCGCAGATGTTAAATCCCAAAAGGCGCGTAATCTGCGGCACAGGCGACGGCTGCATGATGATGATGCTTCACTGCCTCGAGACCGCCTCCCAGTACGAGCTTCCGGTAAATCTTGTGGTTCTGAACAACTCGCTTCTGGGAAACATCAACGACTTCATGGGACAGAACAAGGAGCTGATCACCGAATACCCGGAAGTCGACCTTTCCTCGACGGCGAAATCGATGGGGTGTGTGGGGATAAAGGTAAAAGAGCCTAAAGATCTCGAGCCGGCCCTGAAGGAGGCGTTCGAGAGCGACAGGCCCGCCCTCGTCGACGTGACCACGGCCAGGACGCCGCACTTCACGATGATGTGACATCTGCGGCTGAGTGGATAGACCGCCTTTATGACAAGAGCGCCGTTCTTAAGGGACGGCGCTTTTTTTTAGCTAAATCCAGACCGATAAGCCTGCGGCACCGCTAAGGAGCGGTTGAAAGTCGCTGATCCCCTGCAACGCAATTCCTGAAAATCTCGGGGCTTGTTCCTTTTTAGTGGTGTTTGTCATGTCAAATGCCCCGCTATCCTTATTCTATGCATATCTGCAGCTTTTTTCTTTTTTGTGACGCAAATCAAAGTTTCTTTTATCCATAAAATTTACGATTCATGTACGTTTTGGAGGGTTTTTAATGCTGTGGGTATTATAGAAATGTTCCGACTTGATCGGCTTATAAAATGCGGTAATGATAATCCTTTAAATTAATTTCATATCATATTGAGATTTTTATTGTACAAAAAGAGAAAATGTGCTAAATAGGCAAGTCGTAATGAAAACATCTCTGATTCGCTCGAAGTCGTTATTTGGTATGTGGTTAAGAAATCTTGAAGCTGGAAAGAGAGTTTATTCATTTTATAGGATTTTTATTAGTTTTTTTGATAAATGTGGGAAATTTTGCATTAAATATCTTGACATAATACTTCACTATGTTATATTTATGCATAAATTATACATAATAAATAATACTTTTGTAGAGTATCTTACAGAATTTTAGTTGGTGCCTATGAAATTCAGAATCCTTCAAAAGATACTTCTTTTCTCATTAGTGTTTTTTTTGATTCCCTCCTTGGCCCAATCGAAAAGAATTCAAGATGAAGATACGGAAACCGATTTGATGATTCTCGGCCTCGGGATCTTCAGGGAAGATTACGCCTCCGTAGGTGGAAACCGAAAGAGCTTCGAGGAGAGCGATCGCCAGCTTCCCGCCGAATTTTCAAACTCTACACAGCTCGACATAATGATAGACGGCATGTATCACGGATACGAACTGAACGGGTACGTGCGCTATCGGGATATCACGTACAACTACGAGCCGAACCTGAGCTTCTACCTCAAGGCAAAAAAGGACCTTAACTTCCTCTCTGTCGGAGACCACGTTGAAGGGGCATTTATGGACACCCTCTTCACACGCTTCGAGCCGGAGTTTCGCGGGGGGACGCTTCACCTGGAGGATGATTATTACGGCTTCGAGCTTCTGGGGGGGGTGGTCCGGGGAGAGCAGGCAGAAGAGGAGATAGCGGCGGACGGTTCATCTGGACCGTACACCCTGTCCAATTTCCCGGCGATCGAGGGGAGCGAAACGGTCATAATCAGGGTCAGGGATAAAAACAAC encodes:
- a CDS encoding 4-hydroxyphenylacetate 3-hydroxylase family protein, which gives rise to MAMMDARGYEESLRKLKLVVYMFGKRIENVVDDPIIRPSMEAVAATYELAQAPERGEVMTATSHLTGERINRFCHIHQSVDDLVNKSKMGRLLGAHTGCCFQRCVGMDALNALSMTTYDIDRELGTEYNKRFLKYLGYVQENDLTCDGAMTDPKGERGLPPHRQADPDMFLKVVEEKADGIVVRGAKAHQTGAVNSHEVIVLPTMSMREDDEDYAVSFALPSDAEGITYIIGRQSCDTRKLENGLIDRGNIKYGGHEALVVFDDVFVPWERVFMSGEFEFTGSLVERFASYHRQSYACKVGVGDVLIGAAQTIAEYNGTDKASHIKDKIVEMNHLNETLYCGAIACAAEGHREPSGTYFVDTLLANVHKQNVTRFPYEIARLAQDIAGGLMVTLPSEADLRSKEVGKWIEKYFRAKADVSTENRIRILRLIENITLGAAAVGYLTESMHGAGSPQAQRVMITRGVNLEEKKKRAKELCGVTGDN
- a CDS encoding aspartate carbamoyltransferase, which produces MEGKRISSWSEFSSLTPKEKTPYLATPEGYMKCFIFTQQLNREILEDIFSLGEVIRGSVENVGFMRYLKTILSTKSCVLYFTQCSTRTYTSFSLASQALGMMVEEIRDAELSAMYKGESEIDTLITLSELSDLIVMRQMDYSLIEQIAFEIYRRDLPTRIINGGSGPDQHPTQALLELYTLYSYLDIFDPNKKLKIAFLGDLKRSRTARSLSYLLALYPQIKHIFIAPDELQMEEDILNYLDENSIQYELTSSLDEYLPDVDAIYSMRIQDEYSATSEKVRREYQKYHLSMKKVKEMKEDSCIIHPLPRRDELPIEIDTDHRAKYWEAVYRGKIIRIALILYMFGFGDVKALQEKANELKG
- a CDS encoding MerR family transcriptional regulator, producing MSPEEKQRPKGLRISQLAKLADVSIPTIKHYLKEGLLPKPVKTGRTMSYYDQECVDIVKLIKRLQTEKYLPLSVIKGIIDQVGANEDDTMLGESLAGVLGQSAVGSAVSRGEIERKTRYPISKIDSLEEGGFIYPRVLGEKKEYDFIDCQIISLVKEREEAGIPFDYSVKMLSIFKRHINGIVREEAGHFLNKLLKEKDIEEVLTNTIRGDRALIQFMPLIRTKLTLENTKRMIDRVNRAPELIREAFDFTLTSQNRGGFFIRKKQHDVESPLLKVIEGALRNEGMDSPKRGDNLPLIFEKDSDKLLRGFAAIVEGEGAKAEAIFNEVNIPSRFSSLKSAFLGICGLLKTSGASGPLQMIDETRDVVKHLSASIGKSGDEKVDLIISYLRGVGLSLIPELSNIHERAEKDLWSLISPDAELKKEFDGMESSPFEELSLKSLYFLALMQTADGRLDEALSTLERLRESGGEGNYGDVAERVLKEVREMIERGE
- a CDS encoding HXXEE domain-containing protein, with translation MFKKTVFGRLLYLFPVIFTVHNMEEVVSDLPGWSERAGLFHPIVGTFEFIFAVIVITILGYLFTYLAVKRGKGSIPAYLLFSLILVVDINVFFPHLLATIATKSLAPGTVSAVLLNLPICTYLLIRGVKEEYIQLKRLLIILIPFLIASIVTIAGLFFIGKTMEGLI
- a CDS encoding sulfatase-like hydrolase/transferase, producing MKGERGLNLLKRIDRREFIKGAAATGTAAASGFMSPSLIFGAKRPNILMITVDEERRRVGFPKDARFKNHDRIAERGVTFNNYHVTSPLCGPSRSSMYTGLHVPDTEIHENLISPVASDLSLDIPPLGRMLRDAGYYTGHKGKWHLSRPRRGRGYDLEPYGFANNIEEPYLYRIQYQSGYEKDSIPARDTARWLKETAPEIARTRPWFMSVDFINPHDIMHFDTDGYEGRVQEEAEGDEQKTAPAPNDPIYRKVWNASPPKSFFNDDLSTKPNAQREYLKMLNYVYGEIPRKRDDLWRAYIDYYINCTLDVDRRIGEVLDALEESGQADNTIVIFTSDHGEMAGAHGLRQKLPAIYRENTNVPLVICHPDVSGGFSTDALASGVDLVPTIMAIAGISEEKLKGRYGDLPGYDLTGQMESPTGAGRRAERSGGLIVLWSALHGVDGDFPEKVQKLKEARRSGSRMPGDLSRDWSKRGIMRGMFDGRYKFARYFSPLEFHTPTDFKTLVRKNDLEIYDTASDPDEIVNLAHSPEDNRELVIEMNGKLNGLIKKEIKDDKIGPFPTPMRNQNRGPKR
- a CDS encoding outer membrane lipoprotein-sorting protein: MKNGGKTKTYGKIPIFAFTTIFFLISLSGMALALTGKEIMQNVHDRDTGKSSASKTKMVIINDKGQERVREVQAVRKDYGDLSKSLIRFLAPADVKGTGFLIWENKDVDDDQFLYMPATGKVRRITSSSKSERFMGTEFTYEDMENRKVEKDVHKLLGEETIDGNKCYKVESVPKDGEESQYSKFISWVRADIWVPVKIEFYDEEGALLKVLKVKKIEKIQNIWTTKDSEMHNVQTDYKTILNIEDIQYNLDIKDDYFTERYLKQG